Proteins encoded in a region of the Flammeovirga yaeyamensis genome:
- a CDS encoding Mrp/NBP35 family ATP-binding protein: MSFTPENILKALSTVEEPDLKKDLVTLNMIRDVEVDGNKVSFTVVLTTPACPLKELIRQRCEDAIKRDVSEDLEITVNMTAEVTSIQQKGPVLPGVKNVIAISSGKGGVGKSTVTANLALALAETGAKVGVMDADIYGPSIPTMFNCENAQPGVVVRNGKNVIIPIEKYGVKLLSIGFLTPPDNAVVWRGPMASSAIRQFFMDTDWGDLDYLLIDLPPGTGDIHLSLVQTAKVTGAVIVTTPQKVALADAVRGYKMFASKDVNVPILGVVENMAYFTPAELPDNKYYLFGQDGGKTFARRYEVPFLGEVPLVQSVREGGDDGVPVVMEANNPAGEAFMTIAEELARNIAIRNAELPETDRVEIKTWE, encoded by the coding sequence ATGAGTTTCACTCCAGAAAATATATTAAAGGCGCTTTCTACAGTAGAAGAGCCCGATTTAAAAAAAGACTTGGTTACCTTAAACATGATTCGAGATGTTGAGGTAGATGGCAATAAAGTTTCTTTTACTGTTGTTTTAACAACACCTGCATGTCCTCTTAAAGAGTTGATTAGACAACGTTGTGAGGATGCAATTAAAAGAGATGTTTCTGAAGATCTTGAAATTACGGTTAATATGACTGCTGAGGTGACTTCAATTCAGCAAAAAGGTCCTGTTTTACCGGGAGTGAAAAACGTAATTGCTATTTCATCTGGTAAAGGTGGTGTTGGTAAATCTACTGTAACCGCAAATCTTGCATTAGCATTAGCAGAAACTGGAGCAAAAGTAGGTGTAATGGATGCCGATATTTACGGTCCATCTATTCCTACCATGTTTAACTGTGAAAACGCTCAGCCAGGTGTGGTGGTAAGAAATGGTAAGAATGTGATTATTCCTATTGAAAAATACGGAGTAAAATTACTTTCAATCGGATTCTTAACTCCTCCAGATAATGCAGTGGTTTGGAGAGGTCCAATGGCATCATCTGCCATCAGACAATTCTTTATGGATACGGATTGGGGAGATTTAGATTACTTACTAATTGATTTACCTCCAGGAACAGGAGATATCCATTTATCTTTAGTTCAAACAGCAAAGGTAACTGGAGCAGTAATCGTAACTACTCCACAAAAAGTAGCTTTAGCTGATGCGGTTAGAGGATACAAAATGTTTGCATCTAAGGATGTTAACGTTCCAATTTTGGGGGTTGTAGAAAATATGGCTTACTTTACACCTGCCGAACTACCTGATAATAAGTATTATCTGTTTGGTCAAGATGGTGGTAAAACTTTTGCTAGAAGATATGAAGTGCCTTTCTTAGGTGAAGTACCTTTAGTACAAAGTGTAAGAGAAGGTGGCGATGATGGTGTTCCTGTTGTTATGGAAGCGAACAATCCTGCGGGAGAAGCATTTATGACAATAGCAGAAGAGTTAGCAAGAAATATTGCGATCAGAAATGCTGAATTGCCAGAAACAGATAGAGTCGAAATAAAGACTTGGGAATAA
- a CDS encoding class I SAM-dependent methyltransferase, translating to MNFELLVDLHINEYRQGPGSDAETLKALSFVDFAQKENLKVADIGCGTGASTICLAKKLNAKITAVDLFSQFLDILKNNAEKAGLDNIETLEASMTELPLEEDSFDILWSEGAIYNMGFTEGVKQWKKYLKKGGYLCVSEITWTTAERSKEINDYWNEAYPEVGTAGEKIKVLEANGYSPVGYFYLNQNSWIEEYYKPLINSFPTFLEKHNHSEDAKLIVAETQAEIDLYMKHKEEYSYGFYVAKRVL from the coding sequence ATGAACTTTGAATTACTAGTTGATTTACACATCAACGAATATAGACAAGGACCGGGGTCGGATGCTGAAACATTAAAAGCATTATCTTTTGTGGACTTCGCTCAAAAAGAAAACTTAAAAGTAGCAGATATTGGATGTGGTACAGGTGCATCAACGATCTGTTTAGCGAAGAAATTAAACGCAAAAATTACTGCTGTAGACCTTTTTTCTCAGTTTTTAGATATCCTGAAAAACAATGCTGAAAAAGCAGGTTTAGATAATATTGAAACACTTGAAGCCTCAATGACTGAACTTCCATTAGAAGAAGATTCATTTGATATCCTTTGGTCAGAAGGAGCTATTTACAATATGGGTTTTACAGAAGGTGTAAAACAATGGAAAAAGTACCTTAAAAAAGGTGGTTACTTATGTGTAAGCGAGATTACTTGGACCACTGCTGAACGTTCTAAAGAAATAAATGATTATTGGAATGAGGCCTACCCTGAAGTAGGTACGGCAGGGGAAAAAATCAAAGTATTGGAAGCTAATGGATATTCTCCTGTGGGATATTTTTACTTGAATCAAAATAGTTGGATTGAGGAGTATTATAAACCACTAATCAATAGTTTTCCAACCTTCCTAGAGAAGCATAATCACAGTGAAGATGCTAAGTTAATTGTGGCAGAAACTCAGGCTGAAATTGACTTGTACATGAAGCACAAGGAAGAGTATAGTTATGGGTTTTATGTGGCGAAGAGAGTTTTATAA
- a CDS encoding NAD(P)H-binding protein: MKFSEIKKVSVIGAGWLGFPLVEKLLEKGYQVKASTTTESKILKLREMGVKAYNLNFSPTIADIDQLNDLLDTDAVVICIPPRFRQHQLQTYHAEQIKVIKDAIENLPVNKVIYTSSTGIYENSNKEINENSPTSTSPKAKSILLAEEVLRINTDLDATILRLGGLMGYDRIPAKYVDGKKDLNYGDIPVNYVFRDDVIRAILHILDLNDHNAWNKVFNLVAPEHPPKRLVYESTAKFGEYILPTYINPETPPAFKIINSDKITSKIGFEFLFPNPLEFEYESFSV; encoded by the coding sequence ATGAAATTCTCTGAGATTAAAAAAGTAAGTGTTATTGGTGCTGGATGGCTTGGATTTCCTTTAGTGGAAAAACTGTTGGAAAAGGGCTATCAAGTAAAAGCCAGTACAACTACTGAATCTAAAATCTTAAAGCTACGTGAAATGGGAGTTAAAGCTTACAACCTAAACTTTTCTCCAACTATAGCAGATATAGATCAATTAAATGATCTATTAGATACTGATGCTGTAGTTATTTGTATCCCTCCAAGGTTCAGACAACATCAATTACAAACGTATCATGCGGAACAAATAAAGGTAATTAAAGATGCTATTGAGAATCTACCTGTTAATAAGGTGATTTACACTAGTTCAACAGGGATTTATGAGAATTCCAATAAAGAGATAAATGAAAACTCACCAACATCTACTTCACCTAAAGCAAAATCAATTTTATTGGCAGAAGAAGTATTAAGAATTAATACGGATTTGGATGCTACAATATTAAGACTTGGTGGATTAATGGGATATGACCGTATTCCTGCCAAATATGTAGACGGTAAAAAGGATTTAAATTATGGAGATATCCCTGTAAATTATGTTTTTAGAGACGATGTTATTCGTGCCATTTTACATATTCTTGATTTAAACGATCACAATGCATGGAATAAAGTATTTAACTTAGTTGCTCCCGAACACCCTCCAAAACGTCTTGTTTACGAATCAACAGCTAAGTTCGGAGAGTACATTTTACCCACATACATTAATCCAGAAACACCGCCTGCATTCAAGATTATTAATAGCGATAAAATTACATCTAAAATTGGCTTTGAATTCTTATTCCCTAATCCATTGGAATTTGAATACGAATCATTTTCAGTATAA
- a CDS encoding NifU family protein — protein MSQTLIARVEEALDTIRPYLEADGGNAKIVDVTEDGIAKVELLGACGSCPMSAMTLKAGIEQAIINAVPEVKKVEAINMEEFEGNN, from the coding sequence ATGAGTCAGACATTAATTGCAAGAGTAGAAGAGGCGTTGGATACAATCCGTCCTTATTTAGAAGCAGATGGAGGAAACGCCAAAATTGTTGACGTGACAGAGGATGGAATTGCCAAAGTTGAATTACTTGGAGCATGTGGATCTTGTCCAATGTCTGCAATGACACTTAAAGCTGGAATTGAACAAGCAATTATTAATGCTGTTCCAGAAGTGAAAAAAGTGGAAGCTATCAATATGGAAGAGTTCGAGGGAAATAATTAA
- a CDS encoding starch-binding protein produces the protein MKKTLTKLLLYSGVVLFGLSGAQNVYAQQADGTEVYLQGFHWESADPAKKDWWLNLQTKVPAIKSASIDGVWLPPSSDAGDRAGYLPRKWYDLESDYGTEQELRDLISSLNQDGVISIADIVINHRVGCTSWADFCEPALGCQAITSDDEVNQQFPGDGCGDFDTGTPYSAARDINHRDSETRQAIKDWMNWLKNDVGYSGWRYDFVHGFGAEFFAEYNNATSPYISIGENWTSDTQAIVNWMDGTQQTSTAFDFPLKFALHEAVNGNYGALNNGGKMPGVAGVWPQNSVTFLENHDTEPVRQGDHPGTSFPNDPSTNSQVLQGYAYILTHAGSPMVFYSHLFDYGLYDDISKMVAIRKANGIHNNSTVNIQQSDGNGYAAIIDNSVAVRLGNTSWSPSGSGWILQSDGLNYSIWSKQDIDQEPIVSISPDVMQSFDPITVTISSDDDRDGALPIYYTLDGTEPTTSSSVYSDNNPIVLTATTTVIAKSFDSSGNSGRDERTYYVGEELPEMKVYVHKPAGWGTLYAHHWSAIPSGVVEDSEWPGKVMTKVEGTEGWYMISLAGTESSNFVFHDFNGNQDEDILISGSSWYREGVVTNECTIDCPDEDTTVVMVSITPASTTFENEMTVSLNGTTGSNIYYTTDGSTPSNGSNVYSNPFPITETTTISAIAYLNGSSSEVKSETYTLFVDEDTTVIIPDKPAKKSDFTWDNATVYFTMTDRFYDGDPSNNNAYGRGTNGNGQPYTDDSSAGEFHGGDLKGMTAKLREGYFESIGVNAIWITSPVEQMHGWVGGSSDGSFRHYGYHGYYAMDWTEIDQNMGTENDFVEFIDEAHSRGIRVVVDVVMNHTGYVTMHDMEQYNYGSLDPAWKTWQPAGGESWHSYHEKFIDYNSGGTWLSNYWGPEWMRHPDIDGYDGCSSGGGIDNCVGFLPDLKTEDVAPVGIPAILVNKWTQEGTYDQKKAELDAFFSQTGLPRVVSNYMIFWLTDWVRKYGIDGFRVDTAKHVELDRWARLKQYAIQALKDWKEENPDKAMDDEEFWMTAEVWGHGKNKSEYHSVGQFNSVINFGLKNDARVASRDASSLESLFSEYATINDDPTWNSLSYLSSHDVVPLFDRNSLQAAGPGFLLLPGGIQIFYGDESGRPEGGWSDAEQNTRSDMNWGNFNQAQHDVWKKLGTFRRDHPSVGAGSHQKIGDAPYTFVREYNNDDKEIYDKVIVAIGANGQVSFDVNGHFADGDTIIDRYTGAMDIIENGSVSFTADSEGIILLEDINYQPIISPKISMTAGVYDPNSVAVTITVTDKEDPNPVVYLTKDANETKDNYLNWTKLSAQDTSFTVTTTTTVKVVAINANGIMSTGEEKYQVGAIDPINIWVYRPSTWGSPYIHLFDATPTGITEDTVWPGQEMNLVSGEWYHVAVEALSVGVVANNNGGEQLEDYTVTKDSWYKDGQWYSQCPGECPGEQGPTVSINPSTGNYPIGDLNVTMTATFDGVIYYTTDGTAADTTSTPYSGGFVVSGQDGDIVTVRAIAKNEAGVSDEVTATYTFKDEATFVFYAKGYSHAYYWEVQENGVITIENPVSWPGVAMEDASEIGSGWKKITVTGGTCSNVIFSNGGGGQTGDLTTCGNEGMGYENGQWIEIGPDTVKPTLGLTPAAEFQGSGTVTITATDNKTASPKIYYTTDGSTPTESSLSGSGAVNIELNTPGTYTVKAFAKDEAGNVSDVAMETYTVVEVTAGFRVYFQGVSNPLIHYWGASPAGSYPSTSWPGVSLMEANGEDAGWYYYEFPSSVNSINLLFHNNAGYKSPDLTRDKEGWYKNGVWYDAKPPQPTGLTVHFKSPWGNSTRIHYWNASNGSASAWPGELMENEGNAWYSYTIEGASSSNLLFHNGSGEQTSDMSRDREGWYKDGVWYDSNPESSGTRLINLEERIDLSVYPTMVQHKFTVQLTADNQMRAQFSLYDLNGRLQYSEQRELLYGNQKIEMNAQNLSTGMYILKVQIDDEVMIRKIYKN, from the coding sequence ATGAAAAAAACACTAACTAAACTACTCCTCTATTCCGGAGTGGTTCTTTTTGGGCTTAGTGGTGCACAAAATGTCTATGCACAACAAGCCGACGGAACCGAAGTGTATCTTCAGGGCTTCCATTGGGAGTCTGCAGATCCAGCAAAAAAAGATTGGTGGTTAAACCTCCAAACTAAAGTTCCAGCTATTAAATCAGCAAGTATTGATGGGGTATGGTTACCTCCTTCTTCAGATGCAGGAGATAGAGCTGGGTATCTTCCAAGAAAATGGTACGATCTAGAATCTGATTATGGTACAGAGCAAGAACTAAGAGATTTAATCTCCTCTTTAAATCAAGATGGGGTGATTTCTATTGCTGATATTGTCATCAACCATAGAGTGGGTTGTACAAGTTGGGCAGATTTCTGTGAGCCAGCTTTAGGTTGTCAAGCCATCACTTCTGATGATGAAGTAAACCAACAATTCCCAGGAGATGGTTGTGGAGACTTCGACACAGGTACTCCTTACAGTGCAGCTCGTGATATCAACCACAGAGATTCTGAAACACGTCAAGCAATTAAAGACTGGATGAATTGGTTGAAAAATGACGTTGGATATTCTGGTTGGAGATATGATTTTGTTCATGGCTTTGGCGCAGAGTTTTTTGCTGAATATAACAATGCCACTTCTCCGTACATTTCTATTGGAGAAAACTGGACAAGTGATACTCAGGCGATTGTTAATTGGATGGACGGTACTCAACAAACATCCACGGCATTTGATTTTCCATTAAAGTTTGCACTACATGAGGCAGTAAACGGTAATTATGGTGCTCTAAACAATGGAGGTAAAATGCCAGGTGTTGCAGGTGTTTGGCCGCAAAACTCTGTGACTTTCTTAGAAAACCACGATACAGAGCCAGTGAGACAAGGTGATCACCCAGGAACATCATTTCCAAATGATCCATCAACTAACTCACAAGTTCTTCAAGGGTATGCTTATATTTTAACTCACGCAGGTAGCCCTATGGTATTCTATTCTCACCTTTTCGATTATGGTCTTTACGATGATATCTCGAAAATGGTAGCGATAAGAAAAGCCAATGGTATTCATAACAATAGTACTGTAAACATTCAGCAATCCGATGGAAATGGATATGCTGCAATTATTGATAATAGTGTAGCTGTACGATTAGGTAACACCTCATGGTCTCCTTCAGGTAGTGGATGGATCTTACAATCTGATGGTTTAAACTATTCGATTTGGAGCAAACAAGATATTGACCAAGAACCAATTGTGAGTATTAGTCCAGATGTGATGCAATCATTTGATCCTATTACTGTAACGATTTCATCTGATGATGACCGTGATGGTGCACTGCCTATTTACTATACTCTAGATGGTACAGAACCAACTACGTCATCTTCAGTTTACAGTGATAATAACCCAATTGTTCTAACTGCAACAACAACTGTAATTGCTAAATCATTTGATAGTTCAGGAAACTCAGGTAGAGATGAAAGAACCTATTATGTAGGTGAAGAACTTCCTGAAATGAAGGTATATGTACATAAACCTGCAGGATGGGGAACATTATATGCACATCATTGGAGTGCAATACCTTCTGGAGTTGTAGAAGACTCAGAATGGCCAGGTAAAGTGATGACCAAAGTGGAGGGTACAGAAGGCTGGTATATGATTAGCTTAGCGGGTACTGAAAGTTCAAATTTTGTGTTCCATGATTTCAATGGTAATCAAGATGAAGATATTCTTATATCAGGTTCTTCTTGGTACAGAGAAGGTGTAGTGACAAACGAGTGTACTATCGATTGTCCAGATGAAGACACCACAGTTGTTATGGTTTCGATTACACCTGCATCAACCACTTTTGAAAATGAAATGACTGTTTCTTTAAATGGAACAACAGGATCAAACATATATTATACTACAGATGGATCAACTCCTTCTAATGGTTCGAATGTATATTCTAATCCATTCCCAATTACAGAGACAACAACAATTTCTGCAATAGCTTATCTAAATGGATCATCTTCTGAGGTGAAATCAGAAACGTACACCCTATTCGTTGATGAAGATACAACGGTAATTATTCCTGATAAACCAGCTAAAAAATCAGATTTTACTTGGGATAATGCAACAGTCTACTTTACAATGACGGACCGTTTCTATGATGGCGATCCATCAAATAATAATGCATATGGTAGAGGAACAAATGGTAATGGTCAGCCATATACAGACGACTCATCAGCAGGTGAATTCCATGGTGGTGATTTAAAAGGTATGACAGCTAAGCTTCGTGAAGGTTACTTTGAGTCTATTGGCGTAAATGCCATCTGGATTACTTCTCCTGTTGAGCAAATGCACGGATGGGTAGGCGGATCTTCTGATGGTTCATTCAGACACTATGGTTACCATGGTTACTATGCAATGGACTGGACTGAAATTGACCAAAACATGGGTACTGAAAACGACTTCGTTGAATTTATTGATGAAGCCCATAGTAGAGGAATTCGTGTGGTTGTCGATGTGGTAATGAACCATACAGGTTATGTGACAATGCACGATATGGAGCAATACAACTACGGTAGTTTAGATCCAGCATGGAAAACATGGCAGCCAGCAGGAGGAGAATCATGGCATTCATACCACGAGAAGTTTATTGATTATAACAGTGGTGGAACTTGGTTGTCAAATTATTGGGGACCAGAGTGGATGCGTCACCCAGATATTGATGGCTACGATGGTTGTTCATCAGGCGGTGGAATTGATAACTGTGTTGGTTTCCTTCCTGATTTAAAAACGGAAGATGTTGCTCCTGTAGGTATCCCTGCCATCTTAGTTAATAAGTGGACGCAAGAAGGAACTTATGATCAGAAAAAAGCAGAATTAGATGCCTTCTTTAGTCAAACAGGTTTACCAAGAGTGGTATCAAACTACATGATTTTCTGGTTGACAGACTGGGTTAGAAAATATGGTATTGATGGTTTTAGAGTGGATACAGCCAAGCACGTTGAGTTGGACCGTTGGGCAAGATTAAAACAATATGCTATCCAAGCTTTAAAAGATTGGAAAGAAGAAAACCCGGACAAAGCGATGGACGACGAGGAATTTTGGATGACAGCTGAAGTTTGGGGTCATGGTAAAAACAAATCAGAATATCACTCAGTAGGTCAGTTTAATTCAGTAATTAATTTTGGATTAAAGAACGATGCCAGGGTTGCTAGCAGAGATGCTTCTTCTTTAGAATCTTTATTCTCCGAATATGCAACTATCAATGATGATCCAACTTGGAACTCTCTAAGTTACCTGTCATCTCATGATGTAGTGCCATTATTTGATAGAAATAGCCTACAAGCTGCAGGTCCTGGTTTCTTATTATTACCAGGTGGTATTCAGATTTTCTATGGTGACGAATCGGGCCGTCCAGAAGGTGGATGGAGTGATGCTGAACAAAACACACGTTCAGACATGAACTGGGGTAACTTTAATCAAGCACAACATGATGTTTGGAAAAAGTTAGGTACTTTCCGTAGAGATCACCCATCAGTAGGTGCAGGTTCTCACCAAAAAATTGGAGATGCTCCATATACTTTTGTTCGTGAATATAATAACGATGATAAAGAAATTTATGACAAAGTTATTGTAGCGATTGGAGCAAATGGACAAGTATCATTTGATGTAAATGGTCACTTTGCAGACGGGGATACGATTATTGATCGTTACACTGGGGCAATGGATATAATCGAAAACGGAAGTGTTTCATTCACAGCAGATAGTGAGGGAATCATCTTACTAGAAGATATTAATTACCAACCAATCATCTCTCCTAAGATTTCTATGACTGCAGGTGTGTATGATCCGAATAGTGTTGCAGTGACTATCACAGTAACAGATAAAGAAGATCCAAACCCTGTGGTGTATCTTACTAAAGATGCAAATGAAACGAAGGACAATTACTTGAACTGGACAAAATTATCGGCTCAAGATACTAGCTTTACAGTGACAACAACTACAACTGTAAAAGTGGTTGCTATAAATGCAAATGGAATCATGTCAACGGGGGAAGAGAAGTACCAAGTCGGCGCTATAGATCCCATTAATATCTGGGTTTACAGACCAAGTACTTGGGGTTCTCCCTATATTCATTTGTTTGATGCTACTCCTACTGGTATTACCGAAGATACTGTTTGGCCAGGGCAAGAAATGAATTTAGTGAGTGGAGAATGGTATCATGTTGCTGTTGAAGCATTATCTGTTGGTGTGGTTGCAAATAACAACGGTGGAGAACAGTTAGAAGATTACACTGTCACGAAAGATAGTTGGTACAAAGACGGACAATGGTATAGTCAATGTCCTGGCGAATGTCCAGGTGAACAAGGTCCAACAGTTAGCATTAACCCTAGCACAGGAAATTACCCTATAGGCGATTTAAATGTGACCATGACAGCTACATTTGATGGTGTGATTTATTATACAACAGACGGTACAGCTGCTGATACGACAAGTACTCCATACAGCGGAGGGTTTGTAGTGAGTGGTCAAGATGGGGACATAGTAACTGTTCGTGCAATTGCAAAAAATGAAGCTGGAGTATCTGATGAAGTAACAGCTACATATACTTTCAAAGATGAAGCAACATTTGTGTTTTATGCAAAAGGTTATTCTCATGCTTATTATTGGGAAGTACAAGAAAATGGAGTGATAACAATCGAAAACCCAGTTTCTTGGCCTGGAGTTGCCATGGAAGATGCTTCAGAAATTGGCTCAGGTTGGAAAAAAATTACTGTTACTGGAGGTACTTGTTCGAATGTCATCTTCTCTAATGGAGGTGGAGGTCAAACAGGAGATCTTACTACTTGTGGAAACGAGGGTATGGGTTACGAAAATGGGCAATGGATTGAAATTGGTCCAGATACGGTTAAGCCAACTTTAGGTTTGACTCCTGCTGCTGAATTCCAAGGATCAGGAACAGTAACAATTACTGCTACAGATAATAAGACTGCTTCTCCTAAAATTTATTACACAACTGATGGTTCTACACCAACAGAGTCATCATTAAGTGGATCGGGGGCAGTAAATATTGAACTGAATACACCGGGAACATATACAGTAAAAGCATTTGCAAAAGATGAAGCTGGTAATGTTAGCGATGTCGCAATGGAAACGTATACAGTTGTTGAAGTAACAGCAGGATTTAGAGTTTATTTCCAAGGAGTAAGTAATCCACTAATTCATTATTGGGGGGCATCTCCTGCAGGATCTTACCCAAGTACAAGTTGGCCTGGAGTAAGCCTAATGGAGGCAAACGGTGAAGATGCTGGATGGTATTATTATGAATTCCCATCAAGTGTGAATTCCATAAACCTATTATTTCATAACAATGCAGGGTATAAATCTCCTGACTTAACTAGAGATAAAGAAGGTTGGTATAAAAACGGAGTCTGGTACGATGCTAAACCTCCTCAACCAACAGGCTTAACCGTACATTTCAAGAGCCCTTGGGGAAATAGTACTAGAATTCACTATTGGAATGCTTCTAATGGAAGTGCTTCAGCTTGGCCAGGAGAGTTGATGGAGAATGAAGGAAATGCATGGTATTCTTATACTATAGAAGGAGCAAGCTCATCGAATCTACTTTTCCATAATGGAAGTGGAGAACAAACATCCGATATGTCTAGAGATAGAGAGGGGTGGTATAAAGATGGTGTTTGGTATGATTCCAATCCAGAATCAAGTGGAACTAGGTTAATCAATCTAGAAGAGAGAATCGATTTATCGGTATATCCAACTATGGTTCAGCATAAATTTACAGTTCAACTTACTGCTGATAATCAAATGAGAGCACAATTTAGTTTGTACGATCTAAATGGTAGACTTCAGTACTCTGAACAAAGAGAATTATTATACGGAAATCAGAAAATTGAAATGAATGCACAAAACCTATCCACAGGTATGTATATTCTAAAAGTACAAATTGATGATGAAGTAATGATTCGGAAAATTTATAAAAACTAA
- a CDS encoding helix-turn-helix domain-containing protein has translation MSIFTSFGTTKRTIFLSTLLLIFGVSAYSSDHITITIKHLPDYTPKETEIFLVTSYNNWNPRDENFQLKKNSQGEFFITLPKRDKPFQYKFTRGTWLQVEGNDIGEIKQNRWYDPKGPEQIDVVIMSWQDMAKKYLNRVKIIVNETPDETPYDATLFIAGDFNNWNPRDPESKMSKHPDGKYYLSLPLGLKKFQYKITRGSWESVEGRDNGRAIHNRKYDIDVDGWKTEIKVNSWEDLSGNTMTPYMFLLLLGAFQGLLLILSIFGIQENNRKANVVLITLILLTSIAIICRVGTFYRDIFNAAPKLYLFPEMLLFLYGPLFYLYIKSLTIKESIDAKDYFKRLAPFMIQLLIYTPMIAMPKDAFIDSVINFKYAWFYQTVGGIGLLFSAYYWWRCRAILKSQEEESAALLSEDRNLNYLNVVLTVYMVCLVIWAVLYIGGGAGFIFDFESLPLIEFLVDVMWFIIACVSFMMGYYAMNQPEILRVSELKSTHKIPEEEMISEANIGNSEEPSEGLSKELLLIKDKLGEMMKSQFLFTNPRLTLPELAKALETNTHDLSKVINEGYNKNFYDFVNAYRVEAFIKEVLSDQRQELTYLGHAYNVGFNSKTAFNRAFKKETGQTPTQYFNQKKQLM, from the coding sequence ATGAGCATTTTTACCAGCTTTGGTACGACAAAAAGAACAATATTTCTGTCCACTTTATTATTGATTTTTGGGGTATCTGCTTATTCATCAGATCATATAACAATTACGATAAAACATCTACCAGATTACACACCAAAGGAAACCGAAATATTTTTAGTGACTTCTTATAATAATTGGAATCCTAGAGATGAAAATTTCCAACTAAAAAAGAATAGTCAAGGAGAGTTTTTTATTACTCTTCCTAAAAGAGATAAACCATTTCAATATAAGTTTACAAGAGGGACTTGGTTGCAAGTAGAAGGAAATGATATTGGGGAAATAAAACAGAACAGGTGGTATGACCCAAAAGGTCCTGAACAAATTGATGTAGTGATTATGTCATGGCAAGACATGGCAAAAAAATATTTAAATAGGGTGAAAATCATCGTGAATGAAACTCCAGATGAAACGCCTTATGATGCCACTCTTTTTATTGCAGGTGATTTTAATAATTGGAATCCTAGAGACCCTGAAAGTAAGATGTCTAAACACCCAGATGGTAAGTACTATTTATCTTTACCTCTTGGATTGAAGAAATTTCAATATAAAATAACAAGAGGTAGTTGGGAGTCTGTAGAAGGTAGAGATAACGGTAGAGCCATTCATAATAGAAAATACGATATTGATGTTGATGGATGGAAAACAGAAATTAAGGTCAATTCATGGGAAGATTTATCGGGAAATACGATGACCCCATATATGTTCTTACTTCTTTTAGGAGCATTTCAGGGTTTATTATTGATCCTTTCTATTTTTGGTATTCAAGAAAATAACAGAAAAGCCAATGTTGTATTAATTACTCTCATTTTATTAACCTCAATTGCAATTATATGTAGAGTAGGGACATTCTACAGAGATATTTTTAATGCAGCACCTAAGCTGTACTTGTTCCCAGAAATGTTACTTTTCTTATACGGTCCTTTATTCTATTTATACATCAAATCTTTGACGATCAAAGAGAGTATAGATGCAAAGGATTATTTTAAAAGATTGGCTCCTTTCATGATCCAACTTTTAATTTATACACCGATGATAGCGATGCCTAAAGATGCATTTATCGATTCGGTCATCAATTTTAAATATGCGTGGTTTTATCAAACAGTAGGTGGGATTGGATTACTATTCTCTGCTTATTATTGGTGGAGATGTAGAGCAATATTAAAAAGTCAAGAAGAAGAAAGTGCAGCATTATTATCAGAAGATAGAAATTTAAATTATCTCAATGTTGTATTAACCGTTTATATGGTCTGCTTAGTCATTTGGGCTGTTTTATACATTGGAGGAGGAGCAGGGTTTATTTTTGATTTTGAATCACTGCCATTAATAGAGTTTTTGGTAGATGTGATGTGGTTTATTATTGCATGTGTATCTTTTATGATGGGTTACTATGCCATGAACCAACCAGAAATATTGAGAGTATCAGAATTAAAATCGACTCACAAAATTCCAGAAGAGGAAATGATATCCGAAGCGAATATTGGGAATTCAGAGGAACCTTCTGAAGGGTTGTCGAAAGAACTGTTGCTCATTAAAGATAAGCTAGGGGAGATGATGAAATCACAATTCTTATTCACCAATCCTAGGTTGACGTTGCCTGAATTGGCTAAAGCTTTAGAGACCAATACACACGATTTATCTAAAGTGATCAACGAAGGATATAACAAGAACTTTTATGATTTTGTCAATGCATACAGAGTAGAGGCATTTATCAAAGAAGTATTATCCGATCAGAGACAAGAGTTAACTTATCTTGGACACGCTTATAATGTTGGATTTAATTCTAAAACAGCCTTCAATAGAGCATTTAAAAAAGAAACGGGTCAAACCCCAACACAGTATTTTAATCAGAAAAAACAGTTGATGTAG